The following coding sequences lie in one Candidatus Neptunochlamydia sp. REUL1 genomic window:
- the leuS gene encoding leucine--tRNA ligase: MKYNHIAIEKKWQEFWKEKKLFKADVNPDKPKYYILDMFPYPSGVGLHVGHVTGYTATDILARYKRQQGFNVLHPMGWDSFGLQAEQYAIRTGTHPKITTESNINTYRRQLQSLGFSYDWEREFATSDPDYYKWTQWIFTKLCEKELAYEAEILVNYCPELGTVLANEEVEDRKSKEGGFPVERRPLRQWVLKITEYAERLLNDLDALDWPDYLKTLQRNWIGKSHGAKVTFLENETKQPITVYTTRHDTLFATTFLVVSPEHPVVKEITTKEQEGKVEAYLKETSRKSDFERTELAKDKTGVWTGSYAINPVNDELIPIWVADYVLMGYGTGAVMGVPGGDERDFEFVKKYGLPVIPPYDPYIEEVPAGMTKEDLRIEILAGKRCSNTGGKAINGKSEKLDINGLEIEVAKAAVADWLEKEGIGERCTTYKLRDWLFSRQRYWGEPVPVLHFEDGTKRTLDLDELPLTLPEMTEYKPQGESKTPLDNVTEWVHITDPKTGKKARRETNTMPQWAGSCWYYLRFCDPHNEKSAWGTKEENYWMPVDMYVGGVEHAVLHLLYSRFWHKVLYDCGYVSTIEPFQTLRNQGLVTAKAYKKPGGRYVSPEDAAGQEGLTQLVEKMSKSKLNGVTPDEIIKEYGADSLRLYEMFMGPFDKEKLWNGAAISGCRRFLDRFHALVFSDKVKETDEGLKLAHKLVDGVQKDIEEMLFNTAIAKMMEFINAFSKLDAYSKEGLKMATQALAPFAPHIAEECWNHLGNQESITFIPFPKADPKYLSEENVTYVIQVNGKFRGKWELPKGQTKEDLLEAVQKDERMAKHISGDIVKVIFVPEKLLNIVVKS; the protein is encoded by the coding sequence ATGAAATACAATCACATTGCAATTGAAAAGAAGTGGCAGGAATTTTGGAAAGAGAAAAAGCTTTTTAAAGCAGACGTCAATCCTGACAAACCTAAGTATTACATTCTGGATATGTTTCCTTATCCTTCGGGTGTAGGACTTCACGTAGGGCACGTTACAGGGTATACAGCCACAGATATTTTGGCGCGTTATAAGCGGCAGCAAGGGTTCAACGTTCTCCATCCAATGGGGTGGGATAGCTTTGGACTTCAGGCTGAGCAGTATGCTATTCGAACAGGTACCCATCCAAAAATAACGACTGAAAGCAACATCAATACTTATCGACGGCAGTTGCAGTCTCTAGGCTTCAGCTATGACTGGGAACGAGAGTTTGCAACCAGCGATCCTGATTACTACAAATGGACGCAGTGGATTTTTACGAAGCTTTGCGAGAAAGAGCTTGCTTATGAGGCAGAGATCCTTGTGAATTACTGCCCAGAACTCGGCACTGTTCTTGCGAATGAAGAAGTCGAAGATAGGAAATCTAAGGAAGGGGGATTTCCTGTTGAACGGCGTCCCTTAAGACAGTGGGTTCTAAAAATTACCGAGTATGCTGAACGTCTTCTAAATGATCTTGATGCACTGGACTGGCCCGATTACCTCAAGACCCTTCAGCGCAACTGGATTGGCAAGAGCCATGGTGCAAAGGTCACCTTTTTGGAAAATGAAACCAAGCAACCCATTACTGTTTACACAACTAGGCACGACACCTTATTTGCCACAACATTTTTAGTTGTTTCTCCAGAACACCCCGTTGTGAAAGAGATTACAACAAAGGAGCAAGAAGGTAAAGTGGAAGCTTATCTGAAGGAAACGTCGAGGAAGAGTGATTTTGAGAGGACGGAGCTTGCAAAAGACAAAACAGGTGTTTGGACTGGATCCTACGCGATTAATCCCGTTAATGATGAGTTGATCCCCATTTGGGTTGCTGACTATGTCCTGATGGGATATGGAACTGGCGCTGTCATGGGAGTCCCTGGTGGAGATGAGCGAGACTTCGAATTCGTTAAAAAGTATGGCCTTCCTGTAATCCCTCCTTACGATCCCTATATCGAAGAAGTTCCTGCTGGAATGACAAAAGAAGACCTGCGCATAGAAATCCTAGCGGGAAAGCGCTGCTCAAATACCGGTGGAAAAGCTATTAATGGGAAAAGCGAAAAACTCGATATTAATGGTTTGGAAATCGAAGTTGCCAAAGCTGCTGTTGCAGATTGGTTGGAAAAGGAAGGTATAGGTGAGCGCTGCACAACCTACAAGCTTCGCGACTGGCTCTTTTCTCGCCAACGCTATTGGGGAGAGCCTGTTCCTGTTCTCCATTTTGAAGATGGAACTAAGCGCACTTTAGATCTAGATGAGCTTCCATTAACACTTCCTGAAATGACTGAATATAAGCCGCAGGGGGAGTCTAAAACTCCGCTTGATAATGTTACTGAGTGGGTTCATATTACGGATCCCAAAACCGGTAAAAAGGCACGTCGAGAAACCAATACGATGCCTCAGTGGGCAGGATCTTGTTGGTATTATTTGCGTTTCTGCGATCCCCACAATGAAAAGAGTGCTTGGGGCACCAAAGAAGAAAACTATTGGATGCCTGTTGACATGTATGTTGGGGGAGTCGAACATGCCGTTCTCCATCTTCTTTACTCTCGTTTTTGGCATAAGGTCCTTTATGATTGTGGATATGTTTCAACAATTGAACCCTTTCAAACACTCCGAAATCAAGGGCTTGTTACTGCAAAAGCATACAAGAAACCAGGTGGAAGATACGTTTCTCCAGAAGATGCTGCAGGGCAGGAGGGGCTAACGCAGCTTGTTGAGAAGATGTCTAAGTCTAAACTTAATGGAGTGACTCCCGATGAAATCATCAAAGAGTATGGGGCGGATTCTCTCCGTCTCTACGAAATGTTTATGGGGCCTTTTGATAAGGAAAAACTCTGGAATGGCGCAGCCATCAGTGGATGTCGTCGCTTTTTAGATCGTTTTCATGCACTTGTATTTTCAGATAAAGTTAAAGAGACTGATGAGGGGCTAAAACTTGCTCATAAGCTCGTTGACGGGGTTCAGAAGGATATTGAGGAAATGCTTTTCAATACAGCCATTGCTAAAATGATGGAATTTATTAACGCCTTTTCCAAACTCGATGCGTACTCAAAAGAAGGGCTCAAAATGGCGACCCAAGCCCTGGCTCCTTTTGCTCCACATATTGCAGAAGAATGTTGGAACCACCTGGGAAATCAGGAGTCTATCACTTTTATACCCTTTCCAAAGGCTGACCCGAAGTACTTGAGCGAAGAAAATGTCACATATGTGATTCAAGTCAATGGAAAATTCCGCGGTAAATGGGAGCTTCCAAAGGGACAAACTAAAGAGGATTTGCTTGAAGCGGTTCAAAAAGATGAAAGAATGGCAAAACACATCAGTGGAGATATCGTAAAAGTGATCTTTGTTCCAGAGAAACTTCTTAATATCGTTGTAAAATCATGA